The following proteins are encoded in a genomic region of Scylla paramamosain isolate STU-SP2022 chromosome 40, ASM3559412v1, whole genome shotgun sequence:
- the LOC135092409 gene encoding glutathione peroxidase 2-like, producing the protein MADSVQSFYELSAKDLSGEEVPFSKYEGKVVLIQNTASLUGTTTRDFLEMNELIEKFGDNLAVLAFPCNQFGHQENTTHEELLSSLRHVRPGNNFEPKMEMFSKVEVNGAGTHQVFKLLKEALPLPVDDPVSLMDDPKCIIWNPVTRSDIAWNFEKFLVDSSGNPVKRFSKKFPTKDLDTHIESLLE; encoded by the exons ATGGCCGACAGTGTCCAGAGTTTCTATGAGCTGAGCGCCAAGGACCTCTCTG GTGAGGAGGTGCCCTTCAGCAAGTACGAGGGCAAGGTCGTGCTAATCCAGAACACGGCGTCCCTATGAGGTACAACCACGCGGGACTTCCTTGAGATGAACGAACTCATTGAGAAGTTTGGTGACAATCTCGCAGTCCTTGCCTTTCCCTGCAACCAGTTTGGCCACCag GAGAACACCACGCATGAGGAGCTCCTGAGTTCCCTGCGCCACGTGCGTCCCGGCAACAACTTCGAGCCCAAGATGGAGATGTTCAGTAAGGTGGAGGTCAACGGAGCAGGCACCCACCAGGTGTtcaag CTGCTGAAAGAGGCCCTGCCGCTGCCCGTGGACGACCCCGTGAGCCTGATGGACGACCCCAAGTGCATCATCTGGAACCCCGTCACCCGCTCCGACATCGCCTGGAATTTTGAAAAGTTCCTTGTGGATTCCAGCGGCAACCCAGTCAAgag aTTCAGCAAGAAATTCCCAACGAAGGATCTGGACACCCACATAGAAAGTCTCCTTGAGTAG